A window of the Corynebacterium minutissimum genome harbors these coding sequences:
- a CDS encoding DUF2891 family protein: protein MTEFETMASAWASGIVGVLEREFPAAMHHTSASADDCHVRPRELHPSFYGCFDWHSSVHMQYSGVLLDATLGPESPAELAALLDERLSPNALAVEHEYLTQHPGYEMPYGRAWLLQLASVRPSEAMDRLVELTAQHCQSWLVSLNQPVRHGMHSNTAFNLFLILEAAEKLQLNSLAASVREAAVRLFGNDRDYPLEWELSGHDFLSNGLSEALLMSRVLPDFDEWFDGFLPHRAEALDFLTKIPEVLDPTDGRQAHLYGLALSRVWMLVELAEHFDTSALPRAQALAASAEPQLIDGDFMSTHWLITYALRYQLATK from the coding sequence ATGACAGAGTTTGAGACCATGGCTAGTGCCTGGGCGAGTGGGATTGTGGGCGTCCTCGAGCGCGAGTTTCCCGCCGCCATGCACCATACGAGCGCGTCCGCCGATGATTGCCACGTGCGCCCGCGCGAGCTGCACCCGAGTTTCTATGGGTGTTTCGACTGGCATTCCAGTGTCCATATGCAGTATTCAGGGGTGCTTTTGGACGCAACTCTCGGCCCAGAGTCCCCGGCCGAACTTGCCGCGCTTCTCGACGAACGCCTCAGCCCCAACGCCCTCGCCGTGGAACATGAGTACCTCACGCAGCATCCGGGCTATGAAATGCCTTATGGGCGTGCCTGGCTGCTCCAATTGGCGTCGGTCCGACCCAGCGAAGCGATGGATAGGCTCGTTGAATTGACCGCGCAGCATTGCCAAAGCTGGCTTGTCTCGTTGAACCAACCGGTGCGCCACGGCATGCACTCCAATACCGCCTTCAACCTCTTCCTCATCCTCGAAGCAGCAGAGAAACTCCAGCTAAATTCCTTAGCAGCTTCAGTGCGCGAAGCTGCTGTTCGACTGTTCGGTAATGACCGTGACTACCCGCTCGAGTGGGAGCTTTCCGGGCACGACTTCTTATCCAACGGGTTATCAGAAGCGCTACTCATGTCCCGCGTGCTACCGGATTTCGACGAGTGGTTCGATGGCTTCCTTCCTCACCGCGCCGAAGCACTGGACTTTCTGACAAAGATCCCGGAGGTCCTCGACCCCACCGATGGCCGCCAAGCTCACCTCTACGGCCTAGCTCTGTCGAGGGTGTGGATGCTTGTTGAACTCGCCGAGCATTTCGATACTTCCGCCCTACCGCGCGCCCAAGCGCTGGCGGCTAGTGCGGAGCCTCAGCTTATCGACGGCGACTTCATGTCTACCCACTGGCTCATCACGTATGCGCTGCGTTATCAGCTTGCTACGAAGTAG
- a CDS encoding peptide ABC transporter substrate-binding protein: MQWTRVGASLVAVIAAAGLTACGGDGSGDAADVDFISTNSTEPQKPLIPADTSDVPGATLIDLIYSGLVYFDENGEVHNDQAESIEKTDDVTYKVTLKEDAVFSDGSPVRAQDYVDTWNNAVENSMLSAYFFEPIKGYKEGSASMEGLKVVDEKTFTIELDEPTADFETRLGYSVFFPMHESAFDDIDAYGQNPVGSGPYKLQEWNHNQNAILVPNEKYEGDRKAQNDGLNFVFYADASAAYADLLSGNLDVLDSVPSSAMANFETDLGERAVNEPAAIFQSITIPAGDENFSGEAGALRRQALSMAIDRDEITKTIFQGTNTPAVDFTSPVLNDGATDIPGNDVLTYNPDKARELWAKAEELKPFEGPFTVAYNSDGSHKEWVDAVVNFIRNTLGIDAQPAPYPDFKSLRDEVTNKTIEGAFRTGWQSVYPSPSSFLEPLYATGAATNDADYSNPEFDSLLKKAAAASSGQESVERVNDAQAVLMKDLPAIPLWYTNSTGGYSERVDNVIFTWKSKPLYYKVTLK, from the coding sequence ATGCAATGGACAAGAGTGGGCGCGAGCCTCGTCGCCGTTATCGCAGCGGCTGGCCTGACTGCATGCGGAGGAGACGGTTCCGGTGATGCGGCGGATGTTGATTTCATCAGTACTAACTCCACCGAACCCCAAAAGCCGCTCATCCCCGCGGACACCAGCGATGTGCCGGGAGCAACGCTCATCGACCTCATCTACTCAGGGCTCGTGTACTTCGATGAGAACGGCGAGGTGCACAATGACCAAGCAGAAAGCATCGAGAAGACCGATGATGTGACCTACAAGGTCACACTTAAGGAAGACGCGGTGTTTTCCGACGGCTCCCCGGTGCGAGCCCAGGACTACGTCGACACATGGAACAACGCGGTAGAAAACAGCATGCTCTCTGCCTATTTCTTCGAGCCCATAAAGGGCTACAAAGAAGGTTCAGCGAGCATGGAGGGGCTCAAGGTTGTCGATGAGAAGACGTTCACCATTGAGCTCGATGAGCCCACTGCGGATTTCGAAACGCGCTTGGGCTACTCCGTTTTCTTCCCAATGCACGAATCAGCCTTCGATGACATCGATGCATACGGCCAAAACCCGGTAGGAAGCGGCCCCTATAAGCTGCAAGAATGGAACCATAACCAAAACGCGATCCTCGTTCCCAACGAGAAGTATGAAGGTGACCGCAAGGCGCAGAATGATGGTTTGAACTTCGTATTCTATGCCGATGCCAGCGCAGCATATGCGGATCTACTCTCGGGGAATCTGGATGTTTTGGACTCGGTTCCGTCCTCGGCCATGGCCAACTTTGAAACGGATCTCGGCGAACGTGCAGTGAATGAACCTGCTGCTATCTTCCAGTCCATCACTATTCCCGCAGGGGATGAGAACTTTAGCGGGGAGGCGGGGGCGTTGCGTCGACAAGCACTGTCCATGGCCATTGACCGCGACGAGATTACTAAGACCATTTTCCAAGGGACGAACACTCCGGCGGTGGATTTCACGTCGCCTGTGCTTAACGACGGCGCCACGGACATCCCCGGCAACGACGTCCTGACCTATAACCCGGACAAAGCTCGCGAGCTGTGGGCCAAGGCGGAAGAGCTGAAGCCGTTCGAGGGGCCGTTCACCGTGGCGTATAACTCCGATGGCAGCCACAAGGAGTGGGTTGATGCCGTCGTGAACTTCATCCGGAACACTCTTGGCATTGACGCACAACCAGCGCCGTATCCGGACTTCAAATCGCTGCGCGATGAGGTCACCAACAAGACGATCGAGGGCGCCTTCCGCACCGGCTGGCAGTCGGTGTATCCGTCGCCGTCGAGCTTCTTGGAGCCGCTGTATGCCACAGGCGCTGCGACTAACGACGCCGACTATTCCAACCCCGAGTTTGATTCGCTTCTGAAGAAGGCTGCTGCGGCATCCAGCGGCCAGGAGAGCGTTGAGCGTGTCAATGACGCCCAGGCGGTACTCATGAAGGACCTTCCGGCAATCCCACTGTGGTACACCAACTCCACCGGTGGCTACTCCGAGCGTGTTGATAATGTGATCTTCACGTGGAAGTCGAAGCCGCTGTATTACAAGGTGACTCTCAAGTAG
- a CDS encoding LamB/YcsF family protein: MSALHIDLNADLGETTAGNPVADDAAMLQLVSSANVATGFHAGDPHSIAGTLKAAAEAGVTVGAHVGYNDPAAFGRRFIDYNPAELADEVTYQIGALQALAQANGTKVAYVKPHGAMYNAIVHHEAQAQAVIDGIKACGDLPVMLLPGGVAVEIAEKKGLTVIREAFADRNYNPDGTLVSRREANAVMGDEGDVVKRVLDVAETGSITAIDGTVLNVDAQSVCTHGDSPGAVALLRGVVEELKARGIEIRSVV, translated from the coding sequence ATGAGCGCGCTGCACATAGACCTCAACGCCGACCTCGGCGAGACCACCGCGGGCAACCCCGTCGCCGACGATGCGGCCATGCTCCAGCTGGTCTCTTCCGCCAACGTGGCCACCGGTTTCCACGCAGGTGACCCGCACTCCATCGCAGGAACGCTGAAAGCGGCCGCTGAGGCGGGTGTGACGGTTGGCGCGCACGTGGGCTACAACGATCCGGCTGCTTTCGGCCGTCGTTTCATCGATTACAACCCAGCTGAGCTGGCAGACGAGGTCACCTACCAAATCGGCGCCCTGCAGGCTTTGGCCCAGGCTAACGGCACGAAGGTCGCCTACGTTAAGCCACATGGCGCGATGTATAACGCCATCGTTCACCACGAAGCCCAAGCACAAGCGGTCATCGACGGCATTAAGGCATGTGGCGATCTGCCGGTTATGCTCCTGCCGGGCGGCGTGGCTGTCGAAATCGCAGAGAAGAAGGGACTTACCGTCATTCGCGAAGCCTTTGCGGACCGCAATTACAACCCCGATGGCACGCTCGTCTCGCGGCGAGAGGCGAATGCGGTGATGGGTGATGAGGGGGACGTCGTCAAGCGCGTGCTCGACGTCGCCGAAACCGGCTCCATCACGGCCATCGACGGCACCGTCCTCAACGTGGATGCGCAGTCGGTATGCACGCATGGAGATTCGCCCGGTGCGGTAGCACTTCTGCGCGGCGTCGTGGAGGAGCTGAAGGCGCGCGGCATTGAGATTCGGAGCGTTGTCTAA